Proteins co-encoded in one Brassica oleracea var. oleracea cultivar TO1000 chromosome C4, BOL, whole genome shotgun sequence genomic window:
- the LOC106340597 gene encoding monothiol glutaredoxin-S6-like, with protein MESIRSLVAEKPVVIFSKSSCCMSHSIQTLISGYGANMTVYELDQLSNGQEVEKALVQMGCKPSVPAVFIGEQLIGGANQVMTIHVKNQLAALLRRARAIWV; from the coding sequence ATGGAAAGCATAAGAAGTTTAGTAGCAGAGAAACCAGTGGTGATATTCAGCAAAAGCAGTTGCTGCATGAGCCATTCAATCCAAACACTGATCTCAGGGTATGGTGCAAATATGACAGTGTACGAGCTTGACCAGTTGTCTAACGGCCAGGAGGTGGAGAAAGCATTGGTACAGATGGGGTGTAAGCCGAGTGTGCCAGCTGTGTTCATAGGGGAACAATTAATCGGTGGTGCTAACCAGGTGATGACTATCCATGTCAAGAACCAACTAGCTGCATTGCTAAGAAGAGCCAGAGCCATATGGGTTTAA
- the LOC106337219 gene encoding OTU domain-containing protein 6B-like encodes MADNNVSEDETTMKQHETVDEMLARHRQEIKQLQNKETELKKAAAKGSKAEQKAKKKQVEEDISKLSTKLKEKQLKELASQGFSSTSSSSGNISKDETNEKKGDIDTLVRAIAGVSVTAQQEHSKPSKSVKRREKRAKEEADREQRIKEEQSNVTSDRMVENQKLDKKLKPLGLTVSEIKPDGHCLYRAVENQLANLSGGASPYTYQKLREMAASYMREHKTDFIPFFLSETESESESAEERFEKYCREVESTAAWGGQLELGALTHCLRKHIMVFSGSFPDVEMGKEYKSSNDSSLMLSYHRHAFGLGEHYNSVVLVKNMTG; translated from the exons ATGGCAGACAATAATGTATCCGAGGATGAAACCACCATGAAGCAACATGAAACGGTCGATGAGATGCTTGCTAGGCACAG GCAAGAGATAAAACAACTACAGAACAAGGAGACGGAGTTGAAAAAGGCTGCTGCTAAAGGAAGCAAAGCCGAGCAGAAAGCTAAGAAGAAGCAAGTCGAAGAAGACATCTCCAAACTCTCCACAAAGCTCAAGGAGAAACAGCTGAAAGAGCTCGCCTCCCAAGGTTTCAGCAGCACTAGTAGCAGCAGTGGCAACATCTCCAAGGACGAGACGAATGAGAAGAAAGGAGATATCGACACTCTAGTGAGAGCCATCGCTGGAGTCTCAGTCACTGCTCAGCAAGAACACTCAAAGCCGAGCAAGAGCGTGAAGAGGCGCGAGAAACGAGCTAAAGAAGAAGCCGACAGAGAGCAGAGAATCAAAGAGGAGCAGAGCAATGTGACAAGTGATCGTATGGTCGAGAACCAAAAGCTCGACAAGAAGCTTAAACCCCTGGGGCTAACCGTCAGCGAGATAAAACCAGACGGGCATTGCCTTTACAGAGCAGTAGAGAACCAGCTCGCCAATCTCTCAGGCGGTGCGTCTCCTTACACGTACCAGAAGCTCAGAGAAATGGCTGCTTCGTACATGAGAGAGCACAAAACAGATTTCATCCCCTTCTTCTTATCAGAAACCGAGTCTGAATCCGAGTCTGCGGAGGAGCGGTTTGAGAAATACTGCAGAGAAGTTGAGTCAACGGCGGCCTGGGGTGGTCAGTTGGAGCTAGGGGCGTTGACGCATTGCTTGAGGAAACACATAATGGTGTTTTCAGGATCGTTTCCTGATGTTGAAATGGGCAAAGAGTATAAGTCCAGCAATGACTCCAGCCTCATGTTATCGTATCACCGGCATGCTTTTGGGCTCGGTGAACATTATAACTCTGTCGTGCTCGTCAAGAACATGACTGGATGA
- the LOC106340427 gene encoding glutaredoxin-C11, translating into MDRIRDLSSKKAAVIFTKSSCCMCHSIKTLFYELGASPAIHELDKDPEGREMERALRSLGSSNPAVPAVFVGGRYIGSSKDIISFHVDGSLKQMLKDAKAIWL; encoded by the coding sequence ATGGATAGAATAAGAGATTTGTCGTCGAAGAAAGCAGCAGTGATATTCACAAAGAGCTCATGTTGTATGTGCCATAGCATCAAGACGTTATTCTACGAACTAGGGGCTAGTCCAGCGATCCACGAGCTCGATAAGGACCCCGAAGGCCGTGAAATGGAGCGTGCCCTACGTTCGCTTGGCTCATCAAACCCGGCGGTTCCAGCTGTTTTTGTCGGAGGAAGGTACATCGGATCATCCAAAGACATCATCTCGTTCCACGTGGACGGGTCGCTCAAACAGATGCTTAAAGACGCTAAGGCCATATGGTTATAG